Below is a window of Pseudodesulfovibrio sp. 5S69 DNA.
ATGAATATCCTGCTGCGCGAACTGGACGCCTGGAAGGACGCGGGTGCGACCGCCGAATTCTGGTGGCGCGACGACGACGCGGCCGAACCGACCGCGCCCCTTGACCGGCTCCTCTCCCTGAGCGGCCGGTACGGCGTGCCCTGCGGCCTGGCCACTGTCCCGGCCAAGGCGGGCGAACCGCTGCGCAAGACCGTGTCCCACGCCCATCTCGTCTGGGTCCTGCAGCACGGCTTTGCCCACAAGAACCACGCCCCGTCCGGCACCGGGGCCTGGGAGCTCGGCGGCCACCGGCCCAAGTCCGTGGTCATGGACGAGCTCAGGCAGGGCATGGGCAAGCTGACCCAGCTATTCAAGTTCCAGTTCGTGCCCGTGCTGGTGCCGCCGTGGAACCGCATCGACCCGGAACTGCTGCCCTACCTGCCGGTCCTGGGCTACCGGGGGCTGTCCTCCGGCTACAAGAAATCGCGGCCCGCGCCGCCCGCCGGCCTGCGCGTGGCCGACGCCCACTGCGACGTGCTCCACTGGAAGGACAAGCCGAACGTGCGCTTTGCCGGAACGGAAAAGTGCTTGAAATTATTGGTGGACCATCTGAAAGACAAGCGCACCAGCGAGGCCGATGCCGACGAGCCCACCTGCGTGCTCACCCACCACATGGCCATGGACGCCGAGGCCTGGGCGTTTGTGGAGACCCTCTTCGAGGCGACCACGGCCCACCCTGCGGCCGCGTGGCTCTCCCCGGCCGCGATCTGGCCCGCCAAGGACTGACCCGGCCCGCCTCGCGGCCGATTCCGCCTGTTTGGCACCGAACGGGTAGGTTTCTGCTTGCACACTGCGGACGAACGATCTACCGTCCCTGTCGAACCACTTCCCAGAGGATTGCCATGACCGCTACACTGCGCCCCATGAAGGCGGCGGACATAGACGCCGTCTGTACGCTCTTGCATGAGCATATGAATCCGAACTTCACCGCAAAGCGCTGGAAGGCGCTTTTCTCCCCGGTCTGGTGCGCCGAAAAGCACGACCTGGGCATCGTGGCCGAGGACAACGGCCGCATTGTGGGCGTGCACGGCCACGTATGCTCCTACCGGGTCATCGACGGACACCGGGAGCGGTTCCGAAACTTCTCCTCCTGGTACATCCTCAAGGAATACCGCAAGAGCGGGCTCGGCTCGGGCATGGTCGAA
It encodes the following:
- a CDS encoding polysaccharide deacetylase family protein; this encodes MNILLRELDAWKDAGATAEFWWRDDDAAEPTAPLDRLLSLSGRYGVPCGLATVPAKAGEPLRKTVSHAHLVWVLQHGFAHKNHAPSGTGAWELGGHRPKSVVMDELRQGMGKLTQLFKFQFVPVLVPPWNRIDPELLPYLPVLGYRGLSSGYKKSRPAPPAGLRVADAHCDVLHWKDKPNVRFAGTEKCLKLLVDHLKDKRTSEADADEPTCVLTHHMAMDAEAWAFVETLFEATTAHPAAAWLSPAAIWPAKD